The DNA segment TGTGAGGAGGCAGCCTGCCGGGATGGTGCTCATCCCCATCTTGTGAGGGTCGACGGAGATGGAGGAGACGCCGGGGAGGCTGAAATCGAACGGGACGGGCCGGTCGAGGAACGGGACCACCATCCCGCCGAACGCGGCGTCGACGTGAAGGAAGACGTTCCGGTCGAGGGCGATCTCCGAGAGCCGGCTGATCGGGTCGACCATGCCGTACTCCGTCGTCCCGACCACCCCGACGAGAGCGACCGTGTTATGATCTATGAGGCCGTCGACCGCCTCCGTCTCCATCCGGAACCCGGCATCGAGCGGCACCGTCCTCATCTCGAGCCCGAGGATGTCGCAGGCCTTCGTGAACGAAAAATGGCTCGACGCCGGAACCACCACGTTCGGGGACTTCGCGGATTTGAGTTTCTTTGCGATCCGGAACGCCTGGATGTTCGATTCCGTTCCGCCGCTCGTCGCGTACCCCCCGGCGTCAGGAAGGTGCATCAGGGTGCCGAGCCTCCGGACGAGGAGATCCTCGAGCGCTGCCGTCCCGGGGAAGAGCCCTGGGTCGCCGAGGTTGGTCTCGAGGAACATCGCGTGCGCCCGCGCCGCGACCGGGTGGGGCGGCGTGCACATCGAACTCAGGATATTCCGGTAGCCGAGATCCTCCCGCCGTTTCGACGAGAGGAAGGAGAAAAGGTCTTCCTCAGGGCAACCAACTTCACGCATTTCTTCTCGCCGCATCAAGAAGGATCTGCTGCTCTTTCCGCGCTACGGCCTCGCGGATGCGGGGGACCGCATCGATATTCGCCGAAACGCTGGAGATGCCGTGCTCGACGAGCCACGTGACCATGTCGGGGTCCGAGCCGGCCTGGCCGCAGATGGAGCACTCGACGCCGTTCTCCCTGCAGACGCCGATCGCGTAGTCAATCAGCCGGAGCACGGCAGGGTGCTTGGGCTGGTACATGTCGGCGACGTGCTCGTTGTTCCGGTCGATGGCGAGCGTGTACTGGATGAGGTCGTTCGTCCCGAAGGAGGCGAACCGGATCCCGGCCCGGATGAAGTCCTCGATCAGGATTGCGCTGCTCGGGATCTCGATCATGACCCCGAGGGTCGCGTTCTCCACGTCGACTCCCCATTCCTTCATCATCGCCCGGGCTTTGACGAACTCGTTCGGGTGGTTGACCATGGGGAACATCAAGCCGAGGTTATTGTAGCCCGCGGCCCAGAGCCTCTTGAAGGCCTCCACCTGCAGGCGGAACTGGTCGGGGCTCCGGAGATCCCGGCGGATGCCGCGCCAACCGAGCATCGGGTTGTGCTCGATCGGCTCGTTCTCGCCGCCTTCCATGTTGCGGAACTCGTCGGTCGGGGCGTCGAGCGTCCTGACCCAGACGGGTTTCCCCGGGAAAGCGTCGAGCACTGTCTTGATCCCGCCGTAGAGTTCAGCGATGAACGTCTCTTCCTCACCGTTCTCGATGTACCAGCCGGGAGTCTTCGCGAGGCCGAGGATGAGGTGCTCGATCCGCAGAAGGCCGACGCCGTCCGCTCCGGTTGCGGCGGCCCGCTGTGCTGCCTCGGGGAGAGAGACGTTCACCTTGACGAGCGTGCCGGTGATGACCGGGGCGGCCGCTGCCGCCGCCGGTGCAACTGCCGGGGCCGCAGGTGCCGGCGCCTGAACCGCGCCGTCGTAGATGAGGCCTTTCTCACCGTCGACGGTGACGATCTGGCCGTCCTTGAGCAACTTCGTCGCCTTCTTGGTTCCGACGACTGCGGGCGTCCCGAGCTCGCGGCTCACGATGGCCGCGTGGCAGGTCATGCCGCCTTCATCGGTGACGATGGCGCTGACCCGGCGCATCGCCGGCACCATGTCGGGATTGGTCATCTTGGTGACCAGGATGTCGCCGTCCTTGACGGCGCTCGTGTCCTTGACGTCGCGCACAATCACGACCCGGCCGCTCGCGACGCCGGGGGAAGCCCCCTGGCCTTCGACCAGCACCACGCCGAGCACGCCTTTCTGTTGCCCTGCGGCCCCGCCGTGCGGGATCTCCGGGCGCTTGATCGTCGTTATCGGCCGGGACTGGAGGATGAAGACATCGTCGCCGACGATCGCCCACTCGACGTCCTGCGGGATGTCGTAGTGGTCCTCGGCGATCTTGCCGAGCGTTGCGAGGCGCGCCACCTCCGCGTCGGAGAGCACCGGGGCGGTGCGCTGTTTCGCAGAGAGGTTGACGGTCTTCGTCCCGTGCCTGCCCTCGGGAATGATCATGATCTCCTTCTCGGCGATCAGGCGGTCGACGACCCGCCCGGAGCGCAGGTCGAATACGTAGTTGTCGGGGGAGACACTCCCCGAGACGACGGCTTCCCCGAGACCCCAGGAGCCTTCGACGATCGTCAGGGGCTCGCCGGTGACGGGGTGGGAGGTGAACATGACGCCGGACTTCTCCGAACCGATGAGTTCCTGCACGACGACGGCGATGTTCACGCTCCGGTCGTCGAACCCCTGTTTTGCCCGGTAGTAGATAGCGCGCGCGCCGTACAGCGAGGCCCAGCACCGCTGGACCGCGTCAAGGAGGTCGGTTTCCCCGAGGATATTGAGAAACGTCTCCTGCTGGCCGGCAAAACTGGCATCCGGCAGGTCTTCGGCGGTGGCGCTCGAACGGACGGCGACGACGGTTCCGTCAGCCCCCATCCGGGCGTATGCTTCGACGATCTCCTGTCGGATCTGGTCGGGCATCTCGGCGGCGAGGACGATGTCCTGCACCTCCCGGGAGACCGATTCGAGCGCTCCGTTGTCGTCTACGTCCAGACGCTCCAGCCTGCGGAAGAGTTCTTCTTCGATCCCGGTCTCGATAAGAAATCTTCGGAACGCCTGGGCGGTCACCACAAACGCCTTCGGCACGGGCAGGCCGATAGCCGTCATCTCGCCCAATGAGGCCCCCTTTCCACCTACAGAAATGATATCTTCCTTTTTTATTTCTTCGAGCCACAGAACGTTGGGCATTTCCTTCATGCTCGCACCACACATATACTTCTCACCATCACATAAAAGATTTCGGAGGAAAAAGCATCAATACATATGATGTTGAATTAGTATGGGTTGAACCGTGAAATATAGAGTGCTGGTCAGCGACCCGCTGGCAGAGGAAGGGATCGACATCCTGAGAGAATTCTGCGATGTGGATGTCAACACCGGGCTGACCGAGGATCAGCTTGTTGCTATTATCGGAGACTACGATGGTCTGCTGGTGCGCTCGGGAACAGAAGTGACGGCGCAGGTCATCGACGCGGGAGCAAAACTCAAGTTCATCGGCCGTGCCGGCGCCGGGGTCGACAATATCGATACGGATGCGGCGACGAGGAGAGGCATCATCGTTGCGAACGCTCCCGAGGGAAACACTCTCGCGGCCACGGAGCACACGATGGCGATGATGCTCTCGCTCGCGCGCAATATCCCCCAGGCGACGGCATCCTTAAAGAAAGGCGAGTGGAAACGTTCGAAGTTCATGGGGGTCGAACTGAACGACAAGATCCTCGGGATAATGGGATTCGGGCGTATCGGGCGCGAGGTGGCGAAGCGCGCACAGGCAATGCAGATGAAGTGCATCGCCTACGATCCGTTCATCACCCAGGAGCGGGCCGCAAGCCTCGGCGTGGAGATGGTGCCGCTCGACGAGCTCTTCCGGAGGGCGGATGTGATCACGGTCCACACACCGCTGATCAAGGAGACGCGCCACGTCATCAACGCCGAGACGATTGCGACGATGAGGGACGGGGTCCGGCTGATCAACTGCGCCCGCGGCGGGATCATCGACGAGAAGGCGCTCGCGGACGCGGTTGCGAGCGGCAAGGTCGCCGGTGCGGCGCTGGACGTCTTCGAGAACGAGCCGCCGACGGACTCCCCGCTCCTCGGGCTCGATAAGGTGATCGTCACCCCGCACCTCGGGGCGAGCACGGTCGAGGCGCAGAAGAACGTCGCGGTCTCGGTCGCAAACCAGTGCATCAGCGTGCTTTCAGGCGGCTCTGCAAAGTACGTGGTGAACGCGCCGATGATCCCGGCGGAGCAGCAGGCGCTGGTCGAGCCCTACGCGATGCTCGCGCAGAAGATGGGCAGCCTCCTCATCCAGCTCGTCGAAGGAAGGCTCGAGTCGCTCGAGATCACCTACGGGGGCGAGGCTGCGGGGCTTCCGAACACGAAGTTCGTCACCCGCGTCATCCTGAAAGGCATGCTCGACCCGATCCTGCAGGTGCCGGCCAATATCGTGAACGCGGAGTTCGTGGCAAAGGAACGCGGCATCCGGATGAGCGAGACGACGACGGAGGAAGCGCAGGGGTTCAAGAACATCATCACCATCACCGCGAAGACCGACAGGATGACGGAGACGGTGAGCGGGAGCGTCTCCGGCCCGAACCGCGCGCGGATCGTGAGCATCGGCGGCTACATGACCGACCTGACCCCGACCGGCCACGTGGTCATCTCCCGCCACACCGACAAGCCGGGCGTCATCGGCAAGGCCGCGACGATCCTCGGAAGCGTGAACGTGAACATCGCGGGGATGCAGGTCGGCCGCAACAAGCCCGGCGAAGAGGCCCTGATGGTCCTCACCGTCGATTCTGCGGTGCCGGCCGACGCGATGGACGAGATCAAGAAGATCGACGGCATCCACACGGCAAAGCACGCCGAGATCTGATCGGCCGGATCATCACCACCCCCATTTTCACCGCGTGCCGGCCCCCGATGCGGCGGAGCCGGGACGGGGCGATTTTTGGCGCGTGGCAATAATTTTATACCCGGAGCACCAACCTTATGGATCGTCGGGCAGACACGGGCTCGTGGTCTAGCTGGTTATGACGTCGCCTTGACATGGCGGAGGTCCTGAGTTCGAATCTCAGCGAGCCCATCACCGTTTTTGCGAAACTTTGCTTTTATAAGGTTCTTTCCGGAGAGGATATTCCGGACGAGGCTATCGATGAATCGGGAGATGTTTCTCGCGTTTTCATGCAGGCAATCGTATACTTCCCGTGAGATTGTGATGTGCAATATCAGGCTATCGCGTTTATTTTTCGATTTACTCTTCATAATATCACCTCTGCCCTTGCCCCATGGGGTGTCCGGACACTCGCACCGGAATACAGACATCCTGGTTCGCTGGTGATATTGTAGCACGGGCTAAATATGATGACAGCCTGAGCCACTTAGCCAGAAGGCAAGGGATCTACTCGCACCCTCGATGTTCCAAAAAGGGTATTAAAAGAATGTTATTTCGTGTGCAGTTTTCTATGGCAGTTGGGGCATACAACAAGTAGATTCACTTTTCGATTATCTGCCGGATCCCGATTTTTATGGTGAATGTCGGGTTTCAGACCCTTCAAAGAGGTATGGCATTTCTCACATTTCCCCTTGCACCTAAGCAGAATTTCCGTTTTAATACTTTGAGGGATAGGTACGCGTTTTTTCTTCTCATCGAATTGATCAATGGTGTTTAATCCTGTAAAACCCAAGCCCTCCCAGGTGATCTTTGGCAACACCGGCTCTTTAATCTTCGGAGTTTTCGGCAAGGTGAGTTTAGGTAACTTAATTGGTTCTAAGTCAAAGGGATCCTTTTTCCTTCGAGTAGCCATGCCAACACCTAGTCCTTATGGTATCTACCCATAATCTGCCCTTTTTTTCCCTTATTGGTAGTCCTTTGCCGAATGCGGAAATCTGCATGTGTTTTTGGGTTGTTAATCCTTTCCTTTGCCATAATTATTCCACCAGACAATGAGCAATAACCCATTCGAGTATATAAAAATAGACACCTGAACTTTTTGAGTGAATATTCCATTTTACTATAAGCAAACAAAATCAGAATAGATGTCAACGAATAGCATAAGCACTCACTCCTGGGACTAATTCATCTGGCATGCAACACCAGATTCATCCCCCGGCCAGCATATCCACATACATCTCTCAAACATTTAAATATTTCAACTATCTATGTATACCCATGGGCACGATCACCCTGAGCATCGATGACGGAACGGAGCAGGACTTCCGGAGGCTGGTCGAGAAGATCCTCGGGAAGCGGAAGGGAGCGCTCGGCGAAGCGGCGACCGAAGCGATGAAGATCTGGATCCGGGAGAAGACGCAGGAGGAGGTTGCACAGGACGCTCTCGAACTGACCGAAAAGGCGTACCATCTTGGGGCACGGAAGTATACGTCGAGGAAGGACCTGTATGACCGGTAACCCGCCGCTCATCGACACGAACATCCTCGTCTACCTCTTCGACGCGGACGCACCTGAGAAGCGGCCCATATCGAGGGATCTCGTTACGGCGTGCTGGGAGTCGGAGATGCGCTACTCGGTCTCGGTACAGAACCTCGCGGAGTTCTCGGTGGTCGTGACCGAGAAGGTCGAGAACCCGATGCCGACGGAAGACGTGCAACGATTCATCCGGGACATCCAGGACTTCGAAGGCTGGAATGTTGTCGGCTACGGCAGCGAGACTATCCTCTCCGCCCACGAGATCCGTGATAGGCACAACGTCCACTTCTGGGATGCGCTCCTCGTCGCAACGATGATCGAGTCCCGGATCGGCACGATAATCACCGAAGACGCGCACCTCCAGCGCATCCCCGGAATCACAGTCGTCAACCCGTACCGGGAAGGGTGAGCGGACCGCAGGTGTACCTCCTGCCGTTCATCCCCGTCGCACCCGACAACCCTACTTCTGCAGCCTCTCCAGGAGTTCGTCCAGCCGTGAATAGGAATCCTTCGTGCCTGCCTCCATATCGGACTCCATCATCCCGTCGCGGTCTTCAACCGAGAGGAAGACCGACTGGCCGGTAAACTTCGTCCGGTTGCCGGGCAGTTCCTCGAACTTCGCCACATCCAGGGCGACGTGCCCGGACTCCGGGAGCCCCTCGAACTCGAAGGTCTGGATGATCCGCTCGGGCGGCGTCAGATCGTGGTTCACCCCATGGAACCCGTACTCGTTCCCCTCCTCGTCCGTCTGGACGTACCTCCAGCGGCCCCCGTTCCGCGGCTCGAACGTGTCTATCCTCGTAGTGAGACCCCGCGGGCCGATCCACTGCTTGAAGAGTTCCGGATCGGTGTGGGCCCGGAAGACCAGTTCTCGCGGGGCGTCGAACTCCCGGACGACGAACATATCCTGCTTTCCCGGTTCTGC comes from the Methanoculleus marisnigri JR1 genome and includes:
- the mfnA gene encoding tyrosine decarboxylase MfnA; this encodes MREVGCPEEDLFSFLSSKRREDLGYRNILSSMCTPPHPVAARAHAMFLETNLGDPGLFPGTAALEDLLVRRLGTLMHLPDAGGYATSGGTESNIQAFRIAKKLKSAKSPNVVVPASSHFSFTKACDILGLEMRTVPLDAGFRMETEAVDGLIDHNTVALVGVVGTTEYGMVDPISRLSEIALDRNVFLHVDAAFGGMVVPFLDRPVPFDFSLPGVSSISVDPHKMGMSTIPAGCLLTRSAEWFSCLNVDTPYLTVKRECTLAGTRPGASVAAAIAVLEYLGMDGMRAVVAGCMENCRRLIEGMETLGYPRAVTPDVNVATFSCERAPVGWRVSTTRNGHMRIVCMPHVTRDVVEQFLVDMGDTDA
- the ppsA gene encoding phosphoenolpyruvate synthase; its protein translation is MKEMPNVLWLEEIKKEDIISVGGKGASLGEMTAIGLPVPKAFVVTAQAFRRFLIETGIEEELFRRLERLDVDDNGALESVSREVQDIVLAAEMPDQIRQEIVEAYARMGADGTVVAVRSSATAEDLPDASFAGQQETFLNILGETDLLDAVQRCWASLYGARAIYYRAKQGFDDRSVNIAVVVQELIGSEKSGVMFTSHPVTGEPLTIVEGSWGLGEAVVSGSVSPDNYVFDLRSGRVVDRLIAEKEIMIIPEGRHGTKTVNLSAKQRTAPVLSDAEVARLATLGKIAEDHYDIPQDVEWAIVGDDVFILQSRPITTIKRPEIPHGGAAGQQKGVLGVVLVEGQGASPGVASGRVVIVRDVKDTSAVKDGDILVTKMTNPDMVPAMRRVSAIVTDEGGMTCHAAIVSRELGTPAVVGTKKATKLLKDGQIVTVDGEKGLIYDGAVQAPAPAAPAVAPAAAAAAPVITGTLVKVNVSLPEAAQRAAATGADGVGLLRIEHLILGLAKTPGWYIENGEEETFIAELYGGIKTVLDAFPGKPVWVRTLDAPTDEFRNMEGGENEPIEHNPMLGWRGIRRDLRSPDQFRLQVEAFKRLWAAGYNNLGLMFPMVNHPNEFVKARAMMKEWGVDVENATLGVMIEIPSSAILIEDFIRAGIRFASFGTNDLIQYTLAIDRNNEHVADMYQPKHPAVLRLIDYAIGVCRENGVECSICGQAGSDPDMVTWLVEHGISSVSANIDAVPRIREAVARKEQQILLDAARRNA
- the serA gene encoding phosphoglycerate dehydrogenase; translated protein: MKYRVLVSDPLAEEGIDILREFCDVDVNTGLTEDQLVAIIGDYDGLLVRSGTEVTAQVIDAGAKLKFIGRAGAGVDNIDTDAATRRGIIVANAPEGNTLAATEHTMAMMLSLARNIPQATASLKKGEWKRSKFMGVELNDKILGIMGFGRIGREVAKRAQAMQMKCIAYDPFITQERAASLGVEMVPLDELFRRADVITVHTPLIKETRHVINAETIATMRDGVRLINCARGGIIDEKALADAVASGKVAGAALDVFENEPPTDSPLLGLDKVIVTPHLGASTVEAQKNVAVSVANQCISVLSGGSAKYVVNAPMIPAEQQALVEPYAMLAQKMGSLLIQLVEGRLESLEITYGGEAAGLPNTKFVTRVILKGMLDPILQVPANIVNAEFVAKERGIRMSETTTEEAQGFKNIITITAKTDRMTETVSGSVSGPNRARIVSIGGYMTDLTPTGHVVISRHTDKPGVIGKAATILGSVNVNIAGMQVGRNKPGEEALMVLTVDSAVPADAMDEIKKIDGIHTAKHAEI
- a CDS encoding PIN domain-containing protein encodes the protein MTGNPPLIDTNILVYLFDADAPEKRPISRDLVTACWESEMRYSVSVQNLAEFSVVVTEKVENPMPTEDVQRFIRDIQDFEGWNVVGYGSETILSAHEIRDRHNVHFWDALLVATMIESRIGTIITEDAHLQRIPGITVVNPYREG
- a CDS encoding SRPBCC family protein, with protein sequence MAQELQKSEEPAREERNPTRITAEPGKQDMFVVREFDAPRELVFRAHTDPELFKQWIGPRGLTTRIDTFEPRNGGRWRYVQTDEEGNEYGFHGVNHDLTPPERIIQTFEFEGLPESGHVALDVAKFEELPGNRTKFTGQSVFLSVEDRDGMMESDMEAGTKDSYSRLDELLERLQK